A portion of the Falco naumanni isolate bFalNau1 chromosome 9, bFalNau1.pat, whole genome shotgun sequence genome contains these proteins:
- the TEX36 gene encoding testis-expressed protein 36, translating into MAGLMSQPGLMSRWGVPLALPQFVSRTSGSSRPGALQSRAMPRGRGHRPSQQHAGAWFSHSGVWQSQPESPTSSALKQVQDSEAAQGTEDRLPLAYRAQEQRAVNKNFPFSSHDNRHCLQNVGEYFDLGMGRRKVEPERQQQNSQNFFLWAHDSVPSSEDGLTIYQTSFVKDQNTKSPFCRRYPKHHSEKCGTHKPLPENEKNLQPNKSS; encoded by the exons ATGGCGGGTCTGATGTCACAGCCGGGTCTGATGTCACGGTGGGGGGTTCCCCTGGCGCTGCCCCAGTTTGTGAGCAGGACAAGCGGCAGCAGCAGGCCAGGGGCCTTGCAGAGCAGAGCCATGCCCAGAGGCAGGGGGCACcgccccagccagcagcacgcTGGAGCATGG ttttctcACTCTGGAGTGTGGCAGAGTCAACCTGAGTCACCTACAAGCTCTGCACTAAAACAGGTCCAGGACTCAGAAGCAGCTCAGGGTACTGAGGATAGATTGCCGCTAGCATACAGAGCTCAGGAGCAG agagCAGTGAACAaaaactttccattttcttctcatgACAACAGACACTGTCTACAGAATGTAGGAGAGTATTTTGATTTG ggtaTGGGCCGGAGGAAGGTTGAACCAGAGAGACAGCAACAGAACTCACAAAACTTCTTCCTATGGGCTCATGACTCCGTTCCTAGCAGCGAGGATGGCTTAACCATTTATCAGACATCATTTGTAAAAGATCAGAATACCAAGAGCCCATTTTGTAGGCGGTATCCGAAACACCACTCAGAAAAATGTGGCACTCACAAACCCCTTcctgagaatgaaaaaaacctgcagccaAACAAGTCATCTTAA